A genomic region of Persephonella marina EX-H1 contains the following coding sequences:
- a CDS encoding 3-oxoacyl-[acyl-carrier-protein] synthase III C-terminal domain-containing protein, protein MRTFILSTETFIPELLDPVEIVNALYPVEKVGRRVNLLARKMAENIGIERRPFVLDLESLPEKRLKKKENHPARWGERIINRFVDLVGRDSIGFLSISYNISYHIDYLPNLITQIVMKTGLKLDQPPEELPYYGCASGVLSIKNAVSYCKRSGKAAIVFVFDQCSKLAYTPSDSNDPYIKKTMKSNLLFSDGAAGLIIIPENMKPSGSLPEILDIQTGYIPGDGIKMENGAFTLNNSVKNIVPPVVSEKVIKPVLEKHGIDKEDIKEWSIHQGGLAIIDRFKDEEVLGLTEDQIKRSKEFFHRYGNLSSPSCFLTFDSFFNENRERSGDTGMIVGFGAGYYMGSVLYRWE, encoded by the coding sequence ATGAGAACATTTATCTTATCTACAGAAACATTTATTCCTGAGCTACTGGATCCTGTTGAGATCGTTAACGCTCTTTATCCTGTTGAAAAGGTGGGAAGGAGGGTAAATCTTCTTGCAAGAAAGATGGCGGAAAATATAGGTATTGAAAGAAGGCCTTTTGTTCTTGATCTTGAAAGTCTGCCAGAGAAAAGACTGAAAAAAAAGGAAAATCATCCTGCCCGGTGGGGAGAGAGGATAATAAACCGTTTTGTAGACCTTGTAGGAAGGGACAGTATTGGTTTTCTCTCTATATCTTACAACATCTCATATCATATTGATTATCTTCCAAATCTTATAACACAGATTGTAATGAAAACAGGATTAAAACTTGACCAGCCACCGGAGGAACTTCCCTACTATGGATGTGCATCAGGGGTGCTTTCTATAAAAAATGCTGTTTCTTACTGTAAAAGATCTGGTAAGGCTGCGATTGTATTTGTCTTTGATCAGTGTTCAAAGCTTGCATATACACCGTCCGATAGTAATGATCCTTATATTAAAAAAACGATGAAATCAAACCTCCTTTTCTCAGATGGAGCTGCGGGACTTATTATTATCCCTGAAAATATGAAGCCTTCAGGATCTTTACCTGAGATATTAGACATACAGACAGGTTATATCCCGGGTGACGGCATAAAGATGGAAAATGGAGCGTTCACATTAAATAACAGCGTAAAGAATATCGTTCCTCCTGTAGTTTCTGAAAAGGTTATAAAACCTGTTCTGGAAAAACACGGCATAGACAAGGAAGATATAAAGGAGTGGTCCATACATCAGGGAGGTCTGGCTATTATTGATAGATTTAAGGATGAAGAGGTTCTTGGACTTACCGAGGATCAGATAAAAAGATCAAAGGAGTTCTTCCACAGATATGGAAATTTGAGCTCACCAAGCTGTTTTCTTACATTTGACAGTTTTTTTAATGAAAACAGGGAAAGATCAGGTGATACAGGTATGATTGTAGGTTTTGGAGCAGGTTATTATATGGGGTCTGTTCTGTACAGGTGGGAATAG
- a CDS encoding class II SORL domain-containing protein codes for MPKVNTYVDISEVEKEAKKDFIDRHSPFVHVEGEAVKGQKLKVKVKVGNEYSHPDDFDHYIAYVQLWDGDTLLGQATFTPGTLGNERGQVEVDFYIVPKSNKLKLNAMSYCTKHGLWQSEYVEVEVKEPVSA; via the coding sequence ATGCCTAAGGTAAATACCTATGTAGATATCTCAGAGGTAGAAAAAGAGGCTAAAAAGGACTTTATAGACAGACATTCACCATTCGTACATGTGGAAGGTGAGGCTGTTAAAGGACAGAAGCTTAAAGTAAAGGTAAAGGTTGGTAATGAGTACTCCCATCCAGATGATTTTGATCATTATATAGCCTATGTTCAGCTCTGGGATGGAGATACACTTCTCGGTCAGGCTACATTTACACCTGGAACACTCGGAAATGAAAGAGGTCAGGTTGAGGTTGACTTTTATATTGTTCCAAAATCTAATAAACTTAAATTAAACGCTATGAGCTACTGCACCAAGCATGGCCTCTGGCAGAGTGAGTATGTAGAGGTTGAAGTTAAAGAGCCAGTTTCTGCATAA